In a genomic window of Sutcliffiella sp. FSL R7-0096:
- a CDS encoding SAVED domain-containing protein — protein MSRDPFKLSTTEDRSLWISSGGLCARCKTPLILDDVNAKVNIGERAHIIGKAKGKKGGPRREFADDFDITDENIDSLENLMLMCSPCHHTIDTNHKEHPPQDLFDMKEKHESWVSEQLSKKNKAIVVVHKRKNLMPVDSILLSKETNCLLLDAVSLQEEFTDFTEEGWTAAKKENEDFFRKVVKSKKEHEGTYLFVFPLSPIPLLIHLGSLISDTTAAVVHQFDRDTQMWCHENVNPDKNVGLPEVKVSEEVHKKLVVSLQVSGTIHERDITDAVEGPFQRLNIKIDEPKLNAVLYEDDVEVLKSVFRKEIYRLQSENQFSEIHLFYFGPAGLAVELGRCINQNMLPPVHLYEYNIRATNAKYQRAITI, from the coding sequence ATGAGCAGGGACCCTTTTAAATTATCTACGACTGAAGACCGTTCGTTATGGATTAGTTCAGGTGGATTGTGTGCTAGGTGTAAGACGCCATTAATCTTGGATGATGTTAATGCAAAAGTAAATATTGGAGAGAGAGCTCATATCATTGGGAAGGCAAAGGGAAAGAAGGGTGGACCGAGGCGAGAATTTGCTGACGATTTCGACATAACCGATGAGAATATCGATTCCCTTGAGAACTTGATGCTGATGTGCAGTCCGTGTCACCATACCATTGACACGAATCATAAGGAGCACCCTCCTCAAGATTTGTTTGACATGAAAGAAAAACATGAAAGCTGGGTCAGTGAACAGCTTTCTAAGAAAAATAAGGCAATCGTGGTGGTTCATAAGCGAAAAAACCTCATGCCTGTCGATTCCATCCTTTTATCTAAGGAAACCAACTGTTTATTGTTGGATGCTGTTTCTTTACAGGAGGAATTTACTGATTTCACAGAAGAAGGCTGGACTGCTGCCAAGAAAGAAAATGAGGATTTCTTCCGTAAAGTGGTGAAGTCAAAGAAGGAACATGAGGGGACGTATCTTTTTGTTTTCCCGCTTTCTCCGATTCCGTTATTAATTCATTTGGGAAGTCTGATATCGGATACAACAGCCGCTGTTGTTCATCAATTTGATAGGGATACACAAATGTGGTGTCACGAAAATGTGAACCCTGATAAGAATGTGGGGCTGCCAGAAGTAAAGGTTTCAGAAGAAGTTCATAAAAAGCTTGTGGTCAGCTTACAAGTCAGCGGAACCATTCATGAACGGGATATAACAGATGCGGTAGAAGGTCCGTTCCAAAGGTTGAACATCAAAATTGACGAGCCAAAACTAAATGCCGTTTTATATGAGGATGATGTTGAAGTTCTGAAGAGTGTGTTCCGAAAAGAAATATACCGCTTACAAAGTGAAAATCAGTTTTCCGAAATTCACTTGTTCTATTTCGGTCCAGCAGGATTGGCTGTGGAACTTGGTCGCTGCATTAATCAAAACATGCTGCCGCCCGTTCATTTGTATGAATATAATATTCGTGCTACTAATGCAAAATATCAAAGAGCAATAACGATTTGA
- a CDS encoding GNAT family protein, translated as MSKITNVETDRLTIRELKSEDLQAIHNIRSNKDIFKYVIWGPITFENTKKMLDRQIDFQKEQNRKVYVFAVTYSNNVVGECFLVITDHYETAEIGYYFHPEYWGNGYALETVIALLKFGFTDLGLHRIFAKCDSENIGSINVLTKAGFRLEGELKKESKIKGEWRDSLLFAILEEELM; from the coding sequence TTGAGTAAAATCACAAATGTGGAAACTGATAGGTTAACAATTAGGGAATTGAAATCTGAGGATTTACAAGCAATACATAACATACGGTCTAACAAAGATATTTTTAAATATGTAATTTGGGGACCTATTACCTTTGAAAATACTAAGAAAATGTTAGATAGACAAATTGATTTTCAAAAAGAACAAAATAGAAAAGTATATGTTTTTGCAGTGACATATTCTAATAATGTAGTAGGTGAATGTTTTTTAGTTATTACAGACCATTATGAAACTGCTGAAATTGGTTACTATTTTCATCCAGAATATTGGGGTAACGGATATGCGTTGGAAACTGTTATTGCTTTATTAAAATTCGGATTTACAGATTTGGGTCTACATAGAATATTTGCTAAATGTGACTCTGAGAATATTGGTTCAATAAATGTTTTAACTAAAGCTGGTTTTAGGTTAGAAGGAGAGCTTAAGAAAGAATCCAAAATCAAAGGTGAGTGGAGAGATAGCCTATTGTTTGCAATTCTTGAAGAAGAACTAATGTGA